The proteins below come from a single Caulobacter flavus genomic window:
- a CDS encoding DsbA family protein gives MRSPLRRILLAATLVASVAGLSACNKSGGAVTADDMSLGNPNAKVTVIEYASASCVHCAKWNEEVFPAFKSKYIDTGKVNYVYREFLTAPPQVAAASFLLARCAGKDKYFSVLDSVYRSQEEMFTTGDYRGVLLRIAQSSGLNEQQFDACVSDEKALKALNDRIERYSKETDIKGTPTFVINGKKLNDEGGEAPLAQLDAAIAAASK, from the coding sequence ATGCGCTCGCCCCTTCGCCGGATCCTGCTGGCCGCAACCCTCGTCGCCAGCGTCGCCGGCCTGTCCGCCTGCAACAAGTCGGGCGGGGCCGTCACGGCCGACGACATGAGCCTGGGCAACCCCAACGCCAAGGTCACCGTCATCGAGTACGCCTCGGCCTCCTGCGTCCACTGCGCCAAGTGGAACGAGGAAGTCTTCCCGGCCTTCAAGAGCAAGTACATCGACACCGGCAAGGTGAACTACGTCTACCGCGAGTTCCTGACCGCCCCGCCGCAGGTGGCCGCCGCCTCGTTCCTGCTGGCCCGCTGCGCCGGCAAGGACAAGTACTTCTCGGTCCTGGATTCGGTGTACCGCTCGCAGGAAGAGATGTTCACCACCGGCGACTATCGCGGCGTGCTGCTGCGCATCGCCCAGTCGTCGGGCCTGAACGAGCAGCAGTTCGACGCCTGCGTCAGCGACGAGAAGGCCCTCAAGGCCCTCAACGACCGCATCGAGCGCTACTCCAAGGAAACCGACATCAAGGGCACCCCGACCTTCGTCATCAACGGCAAGAAGCTGAACGACGAAGGCGGCGAGGCCCCGCTGGCCCAGCTGGACGCCGCCATCGCCGCGGCGAGCAAGTAG
- a CDS encoding thioredoxin domain-containing protein, whose translation MTLDRRALIVSGMAAAAMPTLARAAPLPPQPGDHVQGLANAKVQIVEYASMSCGHCAHTALEVMPAIKKRYIDTGKARLVFREFLTPPYDLAGAGFLLANRVPPARYFEAVDAIFAAQKGMYQTGDYWGGLLGVAKRFGLTEAQLEATLNDKAALAALNARVEASAKRDKIDGTPTFFVNGFQLVGEVTVEDLSHAIDKALKG comes from the coding sequence ATGACCCTGGACCGGCGCGCGCTGATCGTTTCGGGCATGGCGGCCGCCGCCATGCCGACGCTGGCGCGCGCCGCGCCCTTGCCGCCCCAGCCGGGCGACCACGTGCAGGGCTTAGCCAATGCCAAGGTGCAGATCGTCGAATATGCCTCGATGAGCTGCGGCCACTGCGCCCACACGGCGCTGGAGGTGATGCCGGCGATCAAGAAGCGCTACATCGACACGGGCAAGGCCCGCCTGGTGTTCCGCGAGTTCCTGACCCCGCCCTACGACCTGGCCGGCGCCGGCTTCCTGCTGGCCAACCGCGTGCCGCCGGCCCGCTATTTCGAGGCCGTCGACGCGATCTTCGCCGCCCAGAAGGGCATGTACCAGACGGGCGACTACTGGGGCGGCCTGCTGGGCGTGGCCAAGCGCTTCGGCCTGACCGAGGCCCAGCTGGAAGCGACCCTGAACGACAAGGCCGCCCTGGCGGCGCTGAACGCCCGCGTCGAGGCCTCGGCCAAGCGCGACAAGATCGACGGCACCCCCACCTTCTTCGTCAACGGCTTCCAGCTGGTCGGCGAGGTCACGGTGGAAGATCTGTCCCACGCCATCGACAAGGCCCTGAAGGGCTAG
- the smc gene encoding chromosome segregation protein SMC, with amino-acid sequence MQFQRLRLSGFKSFVEPTEFRIEPGLTGIVGPNGCGKSNLLEALRWVMGANSAKAMRAGGMDDVIFAGSGNRPPRNHADVTLTIDNADRTAPAQFNDDPVLEVVRRIDRGAGSTYRINGREVRARDVQLLFADASTGANSPALVRQGQISELIGAKPQNRRRILEEAAGVSGLHTRRHEAELRLRAAESNLARLEDVARELETALNRLKREARQAEKYRRLSAEIRAVQGAVLFARWTEARDTLERTQSEATQSARDVEETARASAAGQGAIVTAEAAMPPLREEAAIAQAVLGQLAIQKDRAERDAQAAAAEFQRLSADLARIDDDRAREQQAADDAGRSLARIEPELAEVRGLIAAAPERGPELEAAAKAAEAARAEADGAVERLAAQAAAEEARARAAAQRLAEAESRLARTVRALDQAKAERAAVGPAVDPAAAEARQRFSNAEAQLAAARAALEAAEAERTTAAQAEGAARDLARKAEDQLGRLRTEARGLAQLTAPRAKSGFSPALDAVTPDKGYGAALAAALGDDLEAALDARAPSHWAGAQAPSATWPEGVRPLAPLVKAPPELAARLAMVGLVERADGERLAKGLPAGARLVSKEGDLWRWDGFVAKADAPKPAAVRLEQRTRLAEVEAEIDAVAPQAETATAALKAAADRLRAAEDALRDRRRGPPDAERLMGQARETVARYEREAAQREARAQSLDDTIARFEAERAEADEALATVRAEHEAAGAVGDFAPQLAAARQAAAAAREAASAARSALDLENRERAGRQRRLESLERDLGDWTRRRDAAAKRAEALEAERAKAAAALEAARAAPAELEEKLLVLVDQFDAAEQRRARASDALEAAETARITADRTARAADQAAGEARERRAALVARLDAARERFAEIASNIRESARMEPEALGRHLAGEAVAVPKDAAGVEAHLFALERERDAIGPVNLRAEEEAQEYAGRLETMRIERADLSGAVAKLRDGIEELNAEGRERLLAAFDVINAHFQTLFQALFGGGQAELRLIESDDPLEAGLEIFACPPGKRLASMSLMSGGEQALTASALIFGVFLANPAPICVLDEVDAPLDDANVDRYCNMLDEMRRRTLTRFIAITHNPVTMSRMDRLFGVTMSERGVSQLVSVDLSTAEELVAAQ; translated from the coding sequence GTGCAGTTCCAGCGTCTGCGCCTCTCCGGCTTCAAGTCCTTCGTCGAGCCGACGGAGTTCCGGATCGAGCCTGGCCTGACGGGCATCGTCGGGCCCAACGGCTGCGGCAAGTCCAACCTGCTGGAAGCCCTGCGCTGGGTGATGGGCGCCAACTCCGCCAAGGCCATGCGGGCCGGCGGCATGGACGACGTGATCTTCGCCGGCAGCGGCAACCGCCCGCCCCGCAACCACGCCGACGTCACCCTGACCATCGACAACGCCGACCGCACCGCGCCGGCCCAGTTCAACGACGACCCGGTGCTGGAGGTGGTGCGCCGCATCGACCGGGGCGCGGGCTCGACCTACCGCATCAACGGCCGCGAGGTCCGCGCCCGTGACGTCCAGCTGCTGTTCGCCGACGCCTCGACCGGGGCCAACTCGCCGGCCCTGGTGCGCCAGGGCCAGATCAGCGAGCTGATCGGCGCCAAGCCGCAGAACCGCCGCCGCATTCTGGAAGAGGCCGCGGGCGTCTCGGGCCTGCACACCCGCCGTCACGAGGCCGAACTGCGCCTGCGCGCCGCCGAGAGCAATCTCGCCCGCCTGGAGGACGTGGCCCGCGAGCTGGAGACGGCGCTGAACCGCCTCAAGCGCGAGGCCCGCCAGGCCGAGAAGTACCGGCGCCTGTCGGCCGAGATCCGCGCCGTGCAGGGGGCGGTGCTGTTCGCCCGCTGGACCGAGGCCCGCGACACGCTCGAGCGCACCCAGTCCGAGGCCACCCAGTCGGCCCGCGACGTCGAGGAGACCGCCCGCGCCTCGGCTGCCGGCCAGGGCGCCATCGTCACCGCCGAGGCCGCCATGCCGCCCCTGCGCGAGGAGGCGGCCATCGCCCAGGCGGTGCTGGGCCAGCTGGCCATCCAGAAGGATCGCGCCGAGCGCGACGCCCAGGCCGCCGCCGCCGAGTTCCAGCGCCTGTCGGCGGATCTCGCCCGCATCGACGACGACCGCGCCCGCGAGCAGCAGGCCGCCGACGACGCCGGCCGTTCCCTGGCCCGCATCGAGCCGGAGCTGGCCGAGGTGCGCGGCCTGATCGCCGCCGCGCCCGAGCGCGGTCCCGAGCTGGAGGCCGCCGCCAAGGCCGCCGAGGCCGCCCGCGCCGAGGCCGACGGCGCCGTCGAGCGCCTGGCCGCTCAAGCGGCGGCCGAAGAGGCCCGCGCCCGCGCCGCCGCCCAGCGCCTGGCCGAGGCCGAAAGCCGTCTGGCCCGCACCGTCCGCGCCCTGGACCAGGCCAAGGCCGAGCGCGCCGCCGTCGGCCCGGCCGTCGATCCCGCCGCCGCCGAGGCCCGCCAGCGCTTTTCCAACGCCGAAGCGCAGCTGGCCGCCGCCCGCGCGGCCCTGGAGGCCGCCGAGGCCGAGCGCACGACCGCCGCGCAAGCCGAGGGCGCGGCCCGCGACCTGGCCCGCAAGGCCGAGGACCAGTTGGGCCGGCTGCGCACCGAGGCGAGGGGCCTGGCCCAGTTGACCGCGCCGCGCGCCAAGAGCGGCTTCTCGCCGGCCCTCGACGCGGTGACCCCCGACAAGGGCTATGGCGCGGCCCTCGCCGCCGCCCTGGGCGACGACCTGGAAGCCGCGCTCGACGCGCGCGCGCCCTCGCACTGGGCCGGGGCGCAGGCGCCCAGCGCGACCTGGCCCGAAGGCGTCCGGCCGCTGGCCCCGCTGGTCAAGGCGCCGCCGGAACTGGCCGCGCGCCTGGCCATGGTGGGCCTGGTCGAGCGCGCCGACGGCGAGCGCCTGGCCAAGGGCCTGCCGGCCGGCGCGCGCCTGGTCTCCAAGGAGGGGGATCTGTGGCGCTGGGACGGCTTCGTCGCCAAGGCCGACGCCCCCAAGCCGGCCGCCGTCCGCCTGGAGCAGCGCACCCGCCTGGCCGAGGTCGAGGCCGAGATCGACGCGGTCGCGCCCCAGGCCGAGACCGCCACCGCTGCTCTGAAGGCCGCCGCCGACCGCCTGCGCGCCGCCGAGGACGCCCTGCGCGACAGGCGCCGGGGTCCGCCCGACGCCGAACGGCTGATGGGCCAGGCCCGCGAGACCGTGGCCCGCTACGAGCGCGAGGCCGCCCAGCGCGAGGCCCGCGCCCAGTCGCTGGACGACACCATCGCCCGCTTCGAGGCCGAGCGCGCCGAGGCCGACGAGGCCCTGGCGACCGTCCGGGCCGAGCACGAGGCGGCCGGCGCCGTCGGCGACTTCGCCCCGCAGCTGGCCGCCGCCCGTCAGGCCGCCGCCGCCGCCCGCGAGGCCGCTTCGGCGGCGCGATCGGCGCTGGACCTGGAGAACCGCGAGCGGGCCGGCCGCCAGCGCCGGCTGGAGAGCCTGGAGCGCGATCTGGGCGACTGGACCCGCCGCCGCGACGCCGCCGCCAAGCGCGCCGAGGCCCTGGAAGCCGAGCGCGCCAAGGCCGCCGCCGCCCTGGAGGCCGCCCGCGCCGCTCCGGCCGAGCTGGAAGAGAAGCTGCTCGTCCTGGTCGACCAGTTCGACGCCGCCGAGCAGCGCCGGGCCAGGGCCAGCGACGCCCTGGAGGCGGCCGAGACGGCCCGCATCACCGCCGACCGCACCGCTCGCGCCGCCGACCAGGCAGCCGGCGAGGCCCGCGAGCGCCGGGCCGCCCTGGTCGCCCGCCTGGACGCCGCCCGCGAGCGCTTCGCCGAGATCGCCAGCAACATCCGCGAGAGCGCCCGCATGGAGCCCGAGGCCCTGGGCCGGCACCTGGCCGGCGAGGCCGTGGCCGTGCCGAAGGACGCCGCCGGCGTCGAGGCTCACCTGTTCGCCCTGGAACGCGAGCGCGACGCCATCGGCCCGGTGAACCTGCGCGCGGAGGAAGAGGCCCAGGAATATGCCGGCCGCCTGGAGACCATGCGCATCGAGCGGGCCGACCTGTCGGGCGCCGTGGCCAAGCTGCGCGACGGCATCGAGGAGCTGAACGCCGAGGGGCGCGAGCGCCTGCTGGCCGCCTTCGACGTCATCAACGCCCACTTCCAGACCCTCTTCCAGGCCCTGTTCGGCGGCGGTCAGGCCGAGCTTCGGCTGATCGAGAGCGACGACCCGCTGGAGGCCGGTCTCGAGATCTTCGCCTGCCCGCCCGGCAAGCGCCTGGCCAGCATGAGCCTGATGAGCGGCGGCGAGCAGGCCCTGACCGCCAGCGCCCTGATCTTCGGCGTGTTCCTGGCCAACCCGGCCCCGATCTGCGTGCTGGACGAAGTGGACGCGCCGCTCGACGATGCCAATGTCGACCGCTACTGCAACATGCTCGACGAGATGCGCCGCCGCACCCTGACGCGCTTCATCGCCATCACCCACAACCCGGTGACCATGAGCCGGATGGACCGCCTGTTCGGCGTGACCATGTCCGAGCGCGGGGTCAGCCAGCTGGTCAGCGTCGACCTGTCGACCGCCGAGGAACTGGTGGCGGCGCAGTAA
- a CDS encoding TSUP family transporter, translated as MEHLSFEILGLLFLVALIAGAFDAIAGGGGLITVPALLLAGLDPATALGTNKLQSSFGSVSATRAFAKRGLIDWKIAWPIALAAGLAGLVGALCASLLSPRVLATLVPILLIVIAVYFGLSKALKTEDAAPRLALPIFAGFVAPLIGFYDGVFGPGAGAFYMVAIVTLLGYGVLKATAHTKLANAASNVGALALFAVKGAILLPVGLAMAVGAFLGAQLGSRLAVRFGAKLIRPLLVVISCAMAVKLLSDPANPLRQMAAGLFGG; from the coding sequence ATGGAACATCTGAGCTTCGAGATCCTCGGCCTGCTGTTCCTGGTGGCGCTGATCGCCGGCGCCTTCGACGCCATCGCCGGCGGCGGCGGACTGATCACCGTGCCGGCCCTGCTGCTGGCGGGCCTGGACCCGGCCACGGCGCTGGGCACCAACAAGCTGCAGAGCAGCTTCGGCTCGGTCTCGGCCACGAGGGCCTTCGCCAAGCGCGGCCTGATCGACTGGAAGATCGCCTGGCCCATCGCGCTGGCGGCGGGCCTCGCCGGCCTGGTCGGCGCGCTGTGCGCCAGCCTGCTGTCGCCGCGCGTGCTGGCGACGCTGGTGCCGATCCTGCTGATCGTCATCGCCGTCTATTTCGGCCTGTCCAAGGCCCTGAAGACCGAGGACGCCGCCCCGCGCCTGGCCCTGCCGATCTTCGCCGGCTTCGTCGCGCCGCTGATCGGCTTCTACGACGGCGTGTTCGGCCCGGGGGCCGGCGCCTTCTACATGGTGGCGATCGTCACCCTGCTGGGCTACGGCGTGCTCAAGGCCACCGCCCACACCAAGCTGGCCAACGCCGCCAGCAATGTCGGCGCCCTGGCGCTGTTCGCCGTCAAGGGCGCGATCCTGCTGCCCGTGGGCCTGGCCATGGCCGTCGGCGCCTTCCTGGGAGCCCAGCTGGGCTCGCGCCTGGCCGTGCGGTTCGGCGCGAAACTGATCCGCCCCCTGCTGGTGGTGATCTCCTGCGCCATGGCCGTGAAGCTGCTGTCGGACCCGGCCAATCCGCTGCGGCAGATGGCGGCGGGGCTGTTCGGCGGCTGA
- a CDS encoding DUF6481 family protein — protein MSYLKNTGFADRITAQQDAKKAMLAKFKPKAAVQDPDFDKREEQRAAELEAVRAARAEAKEAARLEALARQEAIAAVKRAERKERKAAEVAEQRVRKEEKAAAREELKSLGRSSKASRAHQWGNLIG, from the coding sequence ATGTCCTATCTGAAGAACACCGGATTCGCCGATCGCATCACCGCCCAGCAAGACGCCAAGAAGGCGATGCTGGCCAAGTTCAAGCCGAAGGCCGCCGTTCAGGATCCTGATTTCGACAAGCGCGAAGAGCAACGCGCCGCCGAGCTGGAAGCCGTCCGCGCCGCCCGCGCCGAAGCCAAGGAAGCCGCCCGCCTCGAAGCCCTGGCCCGCCAGGAAGCGATCGCGGCCGTCAAGCGCGCCGAACGCAAGGAACGCAAGGCCGCCGAAGTCGCCGAACAGCGCGTCCGCAAGGAAGAAAAAGCCGCCGCCCGCGAAGAACTGAAGTCGCTCGGCCGCTCCAGCAAGGCCTCGCGCGCCCACCAGTGGGGCAACCTGATCGGCTGA
- a CDS encoding AtpZ/AtpI family protein, with protein MPKADEPNDKAFQSLDARLDAFEARKAAEKPVKAAGEKASQDGYRLLADLIGGVLVGLGFGWLLDHYAGTGPWGMVGGLLIGTGLAIFSVVRKATKLSAQASKAPAKDVDNGDGPTAPKQKRD; from the coding sequence ATGCCCAAGGCCGACGAACCGAACGACAAGGCTTTTCAGAGCCTCGACGCTCGGCTCGACGCTTTCGAGGCGCGGAAGGCGGCGGAAAAGCCCGTCAAGGCGGCGGGCGAGAAGGCATCCCAGGACGGCTATCGCCTCCTGGCGGATTTGATCGGGGGCGTTCTGGTGGGGCTCGGTTTCGGCTGGCTGCTCGACCATTATGCCGGCACGGGGCCTTGGGGGATGGTCGGCGGTCTGCTGATCGGCACGGGTCTCGCGATATTCTCCGTCGTCCGCAAGGCGACGAAACTGAGCGCGCAGGCGTCCAAGGCTCCGGCCAAGGATGTAGACAACGGGGACGGGCCAACCGCCCCCAAGCAGAAGAGAGACTAG
- a CDS encoding F0F1 ATP synthase subunit A, which translates to MADPMHQFQIQKIVELPTVTVPGLGAIDLSITNSVFAMLLAATLIVVFYAAAARKAVVPGRLQTVGEMLYGLVDGLAESIIGHDGKKFLPFVFTLFAFVLFMNIQGMFLVFTATSQLAVTLTLGLMVILTVVGVGFAKNGLKFFKLFAPSGVPWPLYFLLVPIEILSFLIRPITLGLRLFGNMLGGHVVLKIFAGFVVALGGLGVLGWAGAALALSSVVALTALEFMVAFLQAFVFAVLTCVYLNDVVHLDSH; encoded by the coding sequence ATGGCCGATCCGATGCACCAGTTCCAGATCCAGAAGATCGTGGAACTGCCGACCGTGACCGTACCGGGCCTGGGCGCTATCGACCTGTCGATCACCAACTCGGTGTTCGCCATGCTGCTGGCCGCGACCCTGATCGTCGTGTTCTACGCCGCCGCCGCCCGCAAGGCCGTGGTGCCGGGTCGGCTGCAGACCGTGGGCGAGATGCTCTACGGACTGGTCGACGGACTGGCCGAGTCGATCATCGGCCACGACGGCAAGAAGTTCCTGCCCTTCGTCTTCACCCTGTTCGCGTTCGTGCTGTTCATGAACATCCAGGGCATGTTCCTGGTGTTCACCGCCACCTCGCAGCTGGCCGTGACCCTGACGCTGGGCCTGATGGTCATCCTGACCGTGGTCGGCGTCGGCTTCGCCAAGAACGGCCTGAAGTTCTTCAAGCTGTTCGCGCCGTCGGGCGTGCCGTGGCCGCTGTACTTCCTGCTGGTGCCGATCGAGATCCTCTCGTTCCTGATCCGTCCGATCACCCTGGGCCTTCGTCTGTTCGGCAACATGCTGGGCGGCCACGTGGTGCTGAAGATCTTCGCCGGCTTCGTCGTCGCCCTGGGCGGCCTCGGCGTCCTGGGCTGGGCCGGCGCGGCCCTGGCCCTCTCCTCCGTCGTCGCCCTGACGGCCCTCGAGTTCATGGTGGCCTTCCTTCAGGCCTTCGTGTTCGCGGTGCTCACCTGCGTCTATCTCAACGACGTCGTGCACCTCGACAGCCACTGA
- a CDS encoding F0F1 ATP synthase subunit C, with amino-acid sequence MEAEAAKYIGAGLAMLGMIGAGVGLGVMFGNYFQGALRNPTAAAQERPMLFLGMALTEALGIFALVIAFLILFS; translated from the coding sequence ATGGAAGCGGAAGCCGCTAAGTACATCGGCGCTGGCCTGGCCATGCTCGGCATGATCGGCGCGGGCGTCGGCCTGGGCGTCATGTTCGGCAACTATTTCCAAGGCGCGCTGCGCAACCCGACCGCGGCCGCTCAAGAGCGTCCGATGCTGTTCCTGGGCATGGCGCTGACGGAAGCCCTGGGCATCTTCGCCCTGGTCATCGCCTTCCTGATCCTCTTCTCGTAA
- a CDS encoding F0F1 ATP synthase subunit B codes for MEHQSLFSFSNPEFWVLAALVIFFGLLVVLKVLPGALFGALDGYAAKIRSELDEAQKLREEAQALLAEVKAQREEAERQASAMLEAAKADAIRLEAEAKEKLEEQITRRAEMAERKIAQAEAQAAADVKAAAVDLASQAAEAVLLARVATGSDPLADVAIGQIGGKLQ; via the coding sequence ATGGAACACCAATCCCTGTTCAGCTTCTCCAACCCGGAATTCTGGGTTCTGGCGGCCCTGGTGATCTTCTTCGGCCTGCTGGTCGTGCTGAAGGTCCTGCCGGGCGCCCTGTTCGGCGCCCTGGACGGCTATGCGGCCAAGATCCGGTCGGAGCTCGACGAGGCCCAGAAGCTCCGTGAGGAGGCGCAAGCCCTGCTCGCCGAGGTCAAGGCCCAGCGCGAGGAAGCCGAGCGCCAGGCTTCGGCCATGCTCGAGGCGGCCAAGGCGGACGCGATCCGTCTGGAAGCCGAGGCCAAGGAGAAGCTCGAGGAGCAGATCACGCGCCGCGCCGAAATGGCCGAGCGCAAGATCGCCCAGGCCGAGGCCCAGGCCGCCGCGGACGTCAAGGCCGCGGCCGTCGACCTGGCCTCGCAGGCCGCCGAGGCGGTCCTGCTGGCCCGCGTGGCGACCGGTTCTGACCCGCTGGCCGACGTGGCCATCGGCCAGATCGGCGGCAAGCTGCAGTAG
- the gcvPB gene encoding aminomethyl-transferring glycine dehydrogenase subunit GcvPB: MSMNNVGRPTRPEAANEEAEGFTSLSGGRGLLQDEPLIFELGGWKKTGVDLPDAVPADSALAGLTRDDAIGLPGLSEPEAVRHYVRLSQKNHAIDLALYPLGSCTMKHNPRLNEKVARLPGLSDIHPLQPQSTVQGAIELMDRLAHWLKTLTGMPAVALSPKAGAHGELCGLLAIRAAHEAAGNGHRKTVLAPTSAHGTNPATAAFCGYTVVEIAQTDDGRVDLADLEAKLGDHVAAIMVTNPNTCGLFERDVVEIARLTHAAGAYFYCDGANFNAIVGRVRPGDLGVDAMHINLHKTFSTPHGGGGPGAGPVVLSEALAPFAPTPWVVHDDGGYRLVEEAEGVAAQAFGRMSAFHGQMGMYVRAYAYMLSHGADGLRQVAEDAVLNANYVKARLSDLMSPAFPEGPCMHEALFDDAWLEGTGVTTLDFAKAMIDEGFHPMTMYFPLVVHGAMLIEPTETESKAELDRFVDALRLLAQAAEAGEVARFKNAPHLAPLKRLDETLAARKPKLKWKPVAPAPLAAE, translated from the coding sequence ATGAGCATGAACAATGTCGGACGTCCCACCCGTCCCGAAGCCGCGAACGAGGAAGCCGAGGGCTTTACCTCCCTGTCGGGCGGCCGCGGCCTGCTGCAGGACGAGCCGCTGATCTTCGAACTGGGCGGCTGGAAGAAGACCGGCGTCGACCTGCCCGACGCCGTCCCCGCCGATAGCGCGCTCGCCGGCCTGACCCGCGACGACGCCATCGGCCTGCCGGGCCTGTCGGAACCGGAAGCCGTGCGCCACTACGTGCGCCTGTCCCAGAAGAACCACGCCATCGATCTCGCGCTCTATCCGCTGGGCTCGTGCACGATGAAGCACAACCCGCGCCTGAACGAGAAGGTCGCGCGCCTGCCGGGCCTGTCGGACATCCACCCGCTGCAGCCGCAGTCGACGGTGCAGGGCGCCATCGAGCTGATGGACCGCCTGGCCCATTGGCTGAAGACGCTGACCGGCATGCCCGCCGTCGCCCTAAGCCCCAAGGCCGGCGCCCATGGCGAGCTGTGCGGCCTCTTGGCCATCCGCGCCGCCCACGAAGCGGCCGGCAACGGCCACCGCAAGACCGTGCTGGCCCCGACCAGCGCCCACGGCACCAACCCGGCCACGGCGGCCTTCTGCGGCTACACGGTCGTGGAAATCGCCCAGACCGACGACGGCCGCGTCGACCTGGCCGACCTGGAAGCCAAGCTCGGCGACCACGTGGCGGCGATCATGGTCACCAACCCCAACACCTGCGGCCTGTTCGAGCGCGACGTGGTCGAGATCGCCCGCCTGACCCACGCGGCCGGGGCCTACTTCTACTGCGACGGCGCCAACTTCAACGCCATCGTCGGCCGGGTGCGCCCGGGCGACCTGGGCGTCGACGCCATGCACATCAACCTGCACAAGACCTTCTCGACGCCCCACGGCGGCGGCGGTCCGGGCGCGGGTCCGGTGGTGCTTTCCGAGGCCCTGGCCCCGTTCGCCCCCACCCCGTGGGTGGTGCACGACGACGGCGGCTACCGGCTGGTCGAGGAGGCCGAGGGCGTCGCCGCCCAGGCCTTCGGCCGCATGAGCGCCTTCCACGGCCAGATGGGCATGTACGTGCGCGCCTACGCCTACATGCTCAGCCACGGCGCCGACGGCCTGCGCCAGGTGGCCGAGGACGCGGTGCTGAACGCCAACTACGTCAAGGCCCGCCTGAGCGACCTGATGAGCCCGGCCTTCCCCGAAGGGCCGTGCATGCACGAGGCGCTGTTCGACGACGCCTGGCTGGAAGGCACCGGCGTGACCACGCTCGACTTCGCCAAGGCGATGATCGACGAGGGCTTCCATCCGATGACCATGTACTTCCCGCTGGTGGTGCACGGCGCGATGCTGATCGAGCCGACCGAGACCGAGTCGAAGGCCGAGCTGGACCGCTTCGTCGACGCCCTGCGCCTGCTGGCCCAGGCCGCCGAGGCCGGCGAGGTCGCCCGCTTCAAGAACGCCCCGCACTTGGCGCCGCTCAAGCGCCTGGACGAGACGCTGGCGGCCCGTAAGCCGAAGTTGAAGTGGAAACCTGTGGCCCCCGCGCCACTCGCCGCGGAATAG
- the gcvPA gene encoding aminomethyl-transferring glycine dehydrogenase subunit GcvPA has protein sequence MRYLPLTPEDRADMLGVIGAGSIDELFVDVPAVARRSEPVDLPHHAGEIEVERELLRLSRRNRSAAEGPFFVGAGAYRHHVPATVDHIIQRSEFLTSYTPYQPEIAQGTLQVLFEFQSQVAALTGMDVANASLYDGSTATAEAVMMAQRVTRKNKAVLSGGVHPQYVGAVETLAHAAGVATLRLPAAIDAEDAVIAAIDQDTACVVVQTPNVFGTATDVTKIAEAAHAAGALLIVVTTEAVSYGLLKSPGAMGADIAVAEGQSIGNGLNFGGPYVGLFACKEKFVRQAPGRLCGETVDADGKRGFVLTLSTREQHIRRDKATSNICTNSGLCALAFSIHMSLLGEQGLRQLASLNHQKALATAKALAAIPGVEILTPRFFNEFAVRVPKDAAEVVETLAAHGVIAGVPYSRLEPGAGLDDVLLVAATETTLDTDITFFAKLLAGAVQ, from the coding sequence ATGCGCTACCTCCCCCTGACCCCCGAAGACCGCGCCGACATGCTCGGCGTGATCGGCGCGGGCTCGATCGACGAGCTGTTCGTCGACGTGCCGGCCGTCGCCCGCCGCAGCGAGCCTGTGGACCTGCCCCATCACGCCGGCGAGATCGAGGTCGAGCGCGAGCTGCTGCGCCTGTCGCGCCGCAACCGTTCGGCGGCCGAGGGGCCGTTCTTCGTCGGGGCCGGGGCCTATCGCCACCACGTGCCGGCCACGGTCGACCACATCATCCAGCGGTCGGAATTCCTGACCAGCTACACGCCCTACCAGCCGGAAATCGCCCAGGGCACCCTGCAGGTGCTGTTCGAGTTCCAGAGCCAGGTCGCGGCCCTGACCGGCATGGATGTGGCCAACGCCTCGCTCTATGACGGCTCGACCGCCACGGCCGAGGCCGTGATGATGGCCCAGCGCGTCACCCGCAAGAACAAGGCCGTGCTGTCGGGCGGCGTCCATCCGCAGTATGTCGGCGCGGTCGAGACCCTGGCCCACGCCGCGGGCGTCGCCACCCTGCGCCTGCCGGCCGCCATCGACGCCGAGGATGCGGTGATCGCCGCCATCGACCAGGATACCGCCTGCGTCGTCGTGCAGACCCCCAACGTGTTCGGCACGGCCACCGACGTGACGAAGATCGCCGAGGCCGCTCATGCGGCCGGGGCCCTGCTGATCGTGGTCACCACCGAGGCCGTCTCGTACGGCCTGCTGAAGTCGCCGGGCGCCATGGGCGCCGACATCGCCGTGGCCGAGGGCCAGTCGATCGGCAACGGCCTGAACTTCGGCGGCCCCTATGTCGGCCTCTTCGCCTGCAAGGAAAAGTTCGTCCGCCAGGCCCCCGGCCGCCTCTGCGGCGAGACGGTGGACGCCGACGGCAAGCGCGGCTTCGTGCTGACGCTGTCGACCCGCGAGCAGCACATCCGCCGCGACAAGGCCACTAGCAACATCTGCACCAACAGCGGCCTGTGCGCGCTCGCCTTCTCGATCCACATGAGCCTGCTGGGCGAGCAGGGCTTGCGCCAGCTGGCCTCGCTGAACCACCAGAAGGCGCTGGCGACCGCCAAGGCCCTCGCGGCCATCCCCGGCGTCGAGATCCTCACCCCGCGCTTCTTCAACGAGTTCGCCGTGCGCGTGCCCAAGGACGCCGCCGAGGTCGTCGAGACCCTGGCCGCCCACGGCGTCATCGCCGGCGTGCCCTATTCGCGCCTGGAGCCGGGCGCGGGCCTGGACGACGTGCTGCTGGTCGCTGCGACCGAGACCACGCTCGACACCGACATCACCTTCTTCGCCAAGCTGCTGGCCGGAGCCGTCCAATGA